The Drosophila subobscura isolate 14011-0131.10 chromosome A, UCBerk_Dsub_1.0, whole genome shotgun sequence genome includes the window TATATGAGCGTTTGGAAAGAGTTAATTCGCAACTTTTTTCGTCATAGCCGTAGCATGGCCGTTGAACTTTACTTACTTTCTTAAACTATTACAGCTTTACATAAATCTGAACCATAAAATGCTGCTGAAACCCTTAACATGAAATGTCGGTAACAAAATGCTTTTGGCACGTTGGAGAAAGCTAAGACGCTGCTTGCTCTGGATTTGGTGCTGCCTCTTGTCGCGAGCGAACTAAGAAAATTGTCGTTGGCGCCGTACTTGGACGCGCCGTTTCCTGATTAGCCCCATCGACTATTGGCCAGAGCTGCGGATTTCAAGGttacacatacatttatatgtaaatacttgCAGACAGAGATTAACTTGAAAATTACTTTCTGGGGATGGCCTACCTTTCTGTGAGGACGACGGAAACGGCCGCGATGCACTTGCGATATCTTGCTACTGGAGATGAGTGACTTGTTGCGTCGGTGCCATACCTGTCGGATGTAAAAACAAGCTCAGGTGAGGAAGGTTAAGTGTGTACTTTTGAAGTTGAATATAACCTGCATGTTAACGTCGTATCGCACGCGCTTCTCGAGCATGGTACGCCGTTTCACTAGCTGATGGCACAGCCAAACAATGCCGTACTCCAGATTCGTGGCGTCGTCCATGTGGCAGATGTGCAGGGGGCAGCCGCAGGAGCGTGCCAACTGGTCCAGTCCAAAGGTATGCTCTACGTCGTATAATTGCACTCCATCGCGGTGTCGCtttgccaccag containing:
- the LOC117903267 gene encoding ADP-ribosylation factor-like protein 3, whose translation is MGVLCAKLPRYSYSFCCCFRALPITKEFQVLLLGPAGSGKTELGHRMSGQERDCDDLDPTNGVRCFRMDSAAVQREDIAVELQLTEVGGNVQMQRLWKHYYAASHALIYCFDLHSGMEELEDTFALLRMCLQGTPLDGKPVLLVAKRHRDGVQLYDVEHTFGLDQLARSCGCPLHICHMDDATNLEYGIVWLCHQLVKRRTMLEKRVRYDVNMQVWHRRNKSLISSSKISQVHRGRFRRPHRKLWPIVDGANQETARPSTAPTTIFLVRSRQEAAPNPEQAAS